One genomic window of Polyangium aurulentum includes the following:
- a CDS encoding class I SAM-dependent methyltransferase, whose amino-acid sequence MDREKITLTGAQETMLATLYARALDSRSPRSILHDVDAEKAIERIDYDFRKTGIKPTDAAGVALRAKQLDDWTAEFLAKHPTCTVLHLACGLDTRVSRLKPSPSVRWVDLDHPGVIELRERLLPKPEGDYRMVAASVTDEAWLAEVPADRPTVAVFEGLSMYLREEDGKRLLRRIVDRFPSGELLFDVYGSVGIRLQKLVPAVRNAGATLHWGVDDPKVIEGLHEKLRCVDALRSVDMDLDKLPASGRIAMWVVARLPWLRDAGRILRFRF is encoded by the coding sequence ATGGATCGCGAGAAGATCACCCTCACCGGCGCCCAGGAGACGATGCTCGCCACGCTCTACGCGAGGGCGCTCGACAGCCGCTCCCCGCGCTCGATCCTGCACGACGTCGACGCCGAAAAGGCCATCGAGCGCATCGACTACGACTTCCGCAAGACCGGGATCAAGCCCACGGACGCGGCCGGCGTCGCGCTCCGGGCCAAGCAGCTCGACGACTGGACGGCCGAGTTCCTGGCCAAGCACCCGACGTGCACGGTGCTGCACCTCGCCTGCGGCCTCGACACGCGCGTCTCGAGGCTGAAGCCGTCCCCCTCGGTCCGCTGGGTGGACCTCGACCACCCCGGCGTCATCGAATTGCGCGAGCGCCTTCTGCCGAAGCCCGAGGGCGACTACCGCATGGTGGCCGCCTCGGTGACCGACGAGGCGTGGCTCGCCGAGGTGCCCGCCGATCGCCCGACGGTGGCCGTCTTCGAGGGGCTCTCGATGTACCTGCGCGAGGAGGACGGCAAGCGGCTGCTCCGGCGCATCGTGGACCGATTCCCGAGCGGCGAGCTGCTCTTCGACGTCTACGGCTCGGTCGGCATCCGGCTGCAGAAGCTCGTGCCGGCGGTGAGGAACGCCGGCGCGACCCTGCACTGGGGGGTGGACGATCCGAAGGTGATCGAGGGCCTGCACGAGAAGCTCCGGTGCGTGGACGCCCTGCGCAGCGTCGACATGGATCTCGACAAGCTGCCCGCGTCGGGCCGGATCGCCATGTGGGTGGTGGCGCGGCTGCCGTGGCTGCGGGATGCGGGGAGGATCTTGCGATTTCGGTTCTAG